A part of Meleagris gallopavo isolate NT-WF06-2002-E0010 breed Aviagen turkey brand Nicholas breeding stock chromosome 28, Turkey_5.1, whole genome shotgun sequence genomic DNA contains:
- the CAMK1G gene encoding calcium/calmodulin-dependent protein kinase type 1G — protein sequence MKANRICIPPPSTVSIPRRLLEGSGAAQHPAVQPGSALHPAPRTRYHGCDARRRVHTCTPTSCLFSCQLTPCKCCLATGTAEPSLLLPQPLPAATSSPNPPQSCGAERQRQGPTGFVPADLASPASTLEEMGRKEEDDSSSWKKQTSNIRKTFIFMEALGSGAFSEVFLVKQRSTGKLFALKCIKKSPLTRDSSLENEIAVLKKIKHENIVTLEDIYESTTHFYLVMQLVSGGELFDRILERGVYTEKDASVVIHQVLTAVKYLHENGIVHRDLKPENLLYLTPEENSKIMITDFGLSKMEQNGIMSTACGTPGYVAPEVLAQKPYSKAVDCWSIGVITYILLCGYPPFYEETESKLFEKIKEGYYEFESPFWDDISESAKDFIRHLLEKNPDTRFSCEEALRHPWINGNTALHRDIYPSVSAQIQKNFAKSKWRQAFNAAAVVHHMRKLHMNGHATAGSTHPIIQGSEAPRPSTANTTQPAMPSKDEDMSLPQVPSPAPPAPLEQGTGSERGQAAKPPSEWITRQPEPASQIVWLQPSVHRA from the exons ATGAAAGCTAATCGCATTTGCATTCCCCCCCCCAGCACTGTTTCAATTCCACGCCGGCTGCTGGAGGGCAGTGGAGCAGCCCAGCACCCGGCCGTCCAGCCGGGCAGCGCGCTCCATCCCGCTCCCCGCACCAGGTACCACGGCTGCGATGCACGGCGACgtgtgcacacatgcacaccCACAAGCTGCTTATTCTCGTGTCAATTGACTCCCTGTAAGTGCTGCCTAGCTACCGGCACGGCGGAGCCATCTCTTCTCCTCCCGcagcctctgcctgctgccaccagcagccCTAATCCCCCCCAGAGCTGTGGAGCAGAGCGGCAGCGCCAGGGTCCGACTGGCTTTGTTCCTGCTGACTTGG CATCCCCTGCTTCCACTCTGGAGGAGATGGGCCGCAAGGAAGAGGATGacagcagctcctggaagaAACAGACGAGCAATATCAGAAAGACGTTCATTTTCATGGAGGCACTGGGATC AGGtgcattttcagaagttttcttGGTGAAACAAAGAAGCACTGGGAAGCTCTTTGCTCTGAAGTGCATCAAGAAGTCCCCGCTCACAAGGGACAGCAGCTTGGAGAACGAGATAGCAGTGCTGAAAAA AATAAAGCATGAAAACATCGTGACTTTGGAAGATATCTATGAGAGCACAACCCACTTCTACCTGGTGATGCAGCT GGTGTCGGGTGGAGAGCTGTTCGACAGGATCTTGGAACGAGGGGTCTACACTGAGAAAGATGCGAGCGTGGTGATCCACCAGGTCCTGACAGCAGTGAAATACCTCCATGAAAACGGGATTGTCCACCGTGACCTGAAG CCTGAAAACCTTCTTTACCTCACTCCTGAAGAGAACTCCAAAATCATGATTACAGACTTTGGTTTGTCCAAGATGGAGCAGAACGGCATCATGTCCACTGCCTGCGGGACGCCGGGATATGTTG ctcctgaAGTCCTCGCCCAGAAACCATACAGCAAAGCTGTGGACTGCTGGTCCATCGGAGTCATCACCTACATCCT gcTGTGTGGGTACCCACCTTTCTACGAAGAGACCGAGTCCAAGCTGTTTGAGAAGATCAAGGAAGGCTACTACGAGTTTGAGTCTCCTTTTTGGGATGACATCTCCGAGTCAG CCAAGGATTTCATCAGGCACTTACTGGAGAAGAACCCAGACACAAGGTTTTCCTGTGAAGAAGCCCTGAGGCACCCATG GATTAATGGAAATACAGCCCTTCACCGTGACATATACCCATCTGTCAGTGCTCAGATTCAGAAAAACTTTGCAAAGAGCAAATGGAGG CAAGCCTTCAATGCCGCAGCCGTGGTGCACCACATGAGGAAGCTGCACATGAATGGCCACGCCACGGCTGGCAGCACCCACCCAATTATACAAGGCTCTGAGGCACCCAGACCCAGCACAGCCAACACCACGCAGCCAGCAATGCCCAGCAAGGACGAGGACATGTCACTGCCCCAGGTCCCCTCTCCGGCCCCTCCTGCTCCGCTGGAGCAAGGCACAGGAAGTGAGAGAGGGCAAGCTGCAAAGCCCCCCAGTGAATGGATCACCAGACAACCAGAGCCCGCCAGCCAGATCGTGTGGCTGCAGCCCAGTGTGCACAGGGCATGA